The Ferrimonas balearica DSM 9799 genome includes the window TCCGCCTTGGTCAGGGTGGCGTTGGTGACAATGGCGCCGATGGTGGTGTTCTTGCCGACAAATCCGGGTTCATTGGCGCCCTGGAAGATCAGCGCGGTACCGGGGATAAAACCGTTCTCGTCGCGGGTGCCAGCCAGCAGCTGACCGCTGCGGTCCACCACATCGCCCCAGGCGTTCACGGCCACCACCGCGCCCACCACCAGGCCGCTGTCGAGCTGGACGCTGTAAACGCCGAGGCCGGATTTGGTGGCGTGCTCCATGCCGCGGATCTTGCCGACGCTGGCGCCGGTGCCCGCGCCCACATTGCCCTCGGTCAGGCCGCTGCGCTTGGCGGCCTTGGCAGCGGCTTGGCCCATGGCGGCGTCCGGGCGCGCTTTGGGGTCGCCCACCACCAGGTCAAACAGCACGGCACCGGTGACGATGGGCACCCGCGCCACGCCGGTGTTAAAGCCGATCCCTTCGGACTCCAGTTGGCGGGCAACCCCACTCATGGCGTCCAGGCCAAAGGCGCTGCCGCCGGACAGGACGATGGCGTGCACCTTATCCACCAGGTTCTCCGGTTTCAGCAGGTCGGTTTCGCGGGTGCCGGGGGCGGCGCCCCGCACGTCCACCGAGGCGGTGGCGCCCTGATCAAAGCGCAGCACGGTGACGCCGGTCAGCCCGGTGTGGTCACTGATCTGGCCAATCTTCAGTTGTTTGATGGCGAACAGGGCGTTGGGGTCGTAATTCTGCGCCGACAGGGGCAGGGCGAGGGCAGCAAGCAGGGCCAGCCAGGCTTTCATGGCAGCATCCTAAGTGGTTGGAATTGGGATGACTCTAGGTGGCGACACGGGGAAAAACAAGCGGCGGCCGAGGCCGCCGCAGAGGAAAAGCGCGTTGCGCTTAATGGGCCATCAGCTGCTGCTGAACATTGGGCGGCACCACTTCGTAACGGCTGAACGCCATCGACAGTTGGCCTTCGCCGCCGGTCATCGCTTTTAACCGGGTGGCGTAGTCGTCCAGCGCCGCCAGAGGGGCTTCAGCGTTGATGTCCACCTGCTGGTTGGCCAGGGCTTGGGTGCCGCACACCATGGCGCGGTGCGCGCTCAGGTCGCCGGTGATGTCACCCATCTTGTCCTGATGCACCTGCACGTGCATATCAACAATTGGCTCCAGCAGTACCGGACTGGACGCCATCACCGCTTCCAGGAAGGCTTTCTTGCCTGCCATATGGAAGGCGATCTCCTTGGAGTCCACCGGATGGTGTTTGCCGTCCAGCACCACCACGCGGATGTCCTGCATCGGGAAGCCGGCCAGGATGCCTTCCCGCATCGCCTCTTTCACCCCTTTCTCAATGGCCGGGATAAATTGGCTGGGGATGGCGCCACCCACCACTTTGGAGGTGAACTCAAAGCCACTGCCGCGCGGCAGGGGTTCCACTTTCAGATGCACTTCACCAAACTGACCGGCGCCGCCGGACTGTTTCTTATGGCGGTAGCGCGACTCGGCGCTGTTGGTGATGGTTTCCCGGTAGGCCACGGAGGGTTTCTGGGTGTCCATATCGAGGTTAAACACCTGCTGGGCTTTCTCCAGTGCGATCTGCACGTGCATATCGCCCAGGCCCTGCAGCACGGTTTCGTTGTCCACCCCATCGTGGCTGATCTGCAGGCTCGGATCCTCCGCCACCAGCTTATGCAGCACTTCAGCCAGCTTCTGTTCGTCGCCACGACGCTTGGGCCGAACCGCCAGGCCAAACAGCGGCTGGGGCAGGTCCTGATCGACCATATGGAAGTTATCTTCCTCGTGGTGGTCGTGCAGGATGGCACCCACTTCGAGGCCGTCGATCTTGGCCAGGGCGCAGATGTCGCCGGGGCCGGCACTGGTGACCTCCACCTGATCTTTGCCCTGCAGCTTCACAAGATGGGCCACTTTGATCGGCTTACGGTCGGCACCGATAAACAGCTTCTGGCCGGTGCGCAGCACCCCCTGGTGGATACGGAACACGCCGAGGCGACCCACGTAGGGGTCGATACTGACCCGGAACACGTGCGCCAGCAGGTGGCCGGCTTCGTCCAGCGTCAGTTTGACCGGCTTGGCCTCATCACCCCAGCCGTTGACGAAATTAGGCGGGTTGGCTTCCTGCGGGTTGGGCAGGACCTGAGCCAGGATCTGCAGCAGGTGGTTGATGCCCATCTGCTGTTCGGCACTGGCAAAGCAGACCGGCACCAGCTCGCCGTGGCGCAGGGCGGTTTCCAGCGGCGCGTGAAGCTGCTCCGGTGTCAGCGACTCCTCCTGCTCAAGGTAGATCTCCATCAGGGCTTCGTCCTGCTCGACCACGGTGTCGATCAGGGCATCGTGACAGCTGCGTACATCGCCAAAGCGGGTCGGGGTGTCGTAATCCGGGCTGAAGTAGCAGTCCACCACGCCGGTACCATCGGCTTTCGGCAGGTTCAGGGGCAGACAGCCATGGCCAAACTGAGTCTGGATCTGTTCCAGTACGCTCTCCAGCTGGGCTTCATTGCCATCCATCTGATTCACCACAATCAGGATCGATTTGCCCTGGCGTCGGGCCTCTTCAAAGGCGCGCTGGGCAATGGGTTCGATACCACGGCTGGCGTTGATCACCAGCAGGACGCTCTCCACGGCAGGCATCGCCAGCTGGGCGCGGCCAAAGAAATCGGGCAGTCCGGGGGTGTCGATAAGATTGATGTGGATGTCGTTGTGGTCGAGGGAGAGGAAGGACGCTTCCAGGCTGTGGTGGTGGGCTTTTTCCTGGGGGGTGAAGTCGGCATGGTTAGTGCCGTCGTCGACCCTGCCACGTTGACTGATGGCTCTGGCGCCATAGAGCAGGGCTTCCAGCAAGCTGGATTTGCCGCTGCCGCTATGACCCATCAGAGCCGCATTCCTTATCTGTTCGATGCGATGCTCGGGCATGTATGCCTCCTGTTGTCCTAAATCCATCAGGTGCACTTCTGACTATAGGGGTGCAGGCCTGGTCAGGATTTGACCGGGATCAGGTTCTGCCCTGATTCGGCCAAGCTCAGGAACCCGGGTCCATTTCGCAGCGGTTCCGGTACAGTAAGATTGAGCATAGATCGTCAAACCGGAGCCAGCCTGTGATCCCCTATATCCGCCCTGAAACCCTCGAATTTCTGGAGCAACTTCGCGTCAATAACAGCCGCGATTGGTTCCAGGCCAATAAGTCCCGTTACGAAGCCTGTGTGCGTGGCCCGGCGCTGGACCTCATCGCCAGCTTTGCGCCACGTCTGGCCAGCTTCGCCCCCCGTTTTCGTGCGGACGCCAAAAAGGTGGGGGGCTCGTTGATGCGGCCCTATCGCGACACCCGTTTTTCCCACGATAAAACCCCCATCAAAACCAATGTCGGCATCCAGTTCCGCCATGATCTGGGCAAGGATGTGCACGCCCCGGGCTACTACCTGCATATCGAGCCGGGCCAGTGTTTGCTGGGGGTGGGGTGCTGGCGGCCGGATTCCCCGTCGCTGGCAGCGATTCGGGAGGCCATTGATCGCTCCCCCATCCGTTGGTTGGCGGCGCGGGATGACGGCGAATTCTGCAGTCGGTTCAGCCTGTCCGGCACCAGCCTGGTGCGGCCCCCCAAGGGCTATGACAAGGACCACCCCCAGCTGGAGGACCTCAAGCGCAAAGACTTTATCGGGGTGATGCCGCTGGCGGATGAGCAGGTGATGGGGGAGGGACTGCTCGACCTGATGGAGGAGGCCTACGAGGGCGCTGATCCCTTTATG containing:
- a CDS encoding P1 family peptidase, with the protein product MKAWLALLAALALPLSAQNYDPNALFAIKQLKIGQISDHTGLTGVTVLRFDQGATASVDVRGAAPGTRETDLLKPENLVDKVHAIVLSGGSAFGLDAMSGVARQLESEGIGFNTGVARVPIVTGAVLFDLVVGDPKARPDAAMGQAAAKAAKRSGLTEGNVGAGTGASVGKIRGMEHATKSGLGVYSVQLDSGLVVGAVVAVNAWGDVVDRSGQLLAGTRDENGFIPGTALIFQGANEPGFVGKNTTIGAIVTNATLTKAEALKVAQMAHDGYARAIRPVHTMNDGDAIFAAGTGELGPVNINTLGVIAAEVMETAIHRAVQAAESAGGLPAASDVAKMNK
- the fusA gene encoding elongation factor G translates to MPEHRIEQIRNAALMGHSGSGKSSLLEALLYGARAISQRGRVDDGTNHADFTPQEKAHHHSLEASFLSLDHNDIHINLIDTPGLPDFFGRAQLAMPAVESVLLVINASRGIEPIAQRAFEEARRQGKSILIVVNQMDGNEAQLESVLEQIQTQFGHGCLPLNLPKADGTGVVDCYFSPDYDTPTRFGDVRSCHDALIDTVVEQDEALMEIYLEQEESLTPEQLHAPLETALRHGELVPVCFASAEQQMGINHLLQILAQVLPNPQEANPPNFVNGWGDEAKPVKLTLDEAGHLLAHVFRVSIDPYVGRLGVFRIHQGVLRTGQKLFIGADRKPIKVAHLVKLQGKDQVEVTSAGPGDICALAKIDGLEVGAILHDHHEEDNFHMVDQDLPQPLFGLAVRPKRRGDEQKLAEVLHKLVAEDPSLQISHDGVDNETVLQGLGDMHVQIALEKAQQVFNLDMDTQKPSVAYRETITNSAESRYRHKKQSGGAGQFGEVHLKVEPLPRGSGFEFTSKVVGGAIPSQFIPAIEKGVKEAMREGILAGFPMQDIRVVVLDGKHHPVDSKEIAFHMAGKKAFLEAVMASSPVLLEPIVDMHVQVHQDKMGDITGDLSAHRAMVCGTQALANQQVDINAEAPLAALDDYATRLKAMTGGEGQLSMAFSRYEVVPPNVQQQLMAH
- a CDS encoding DUF2461 domain-containing protein, whose protein sequence is MIPYIRPETLEFLEQLRVNNSRDWFQANKSRYEACVRGPALDLIASFAPRLASFAPRFRADAKKVGGSLMRPYRDTRFSHDKTPIKTNVGIQFRHDLGKDVHAPGYYLHIEPGQCLLGVGCWRPDSPSLAAIREAIDRSPIRWLAARDDGEFCSRFSLSGTSLVRPPKGYDKDHPQLEDLKRKDFIGVMPLADEQVMGEGLLDLMEEAYEGADPFMRFLCQAMKVPF